GAGAACTCTCGGGAGCGGAGTTGTATACATCAAGGCACTGATTCCCATTGAGGCGACTAATGGTATTTGTTCTTGGGCTTGGAAAGAATCGGAACTCGTTCAGGCCCCAATGTGTAATATAGAAATCCTTGAATTCGTCCACCTCGGCCTTTTTCTCACTATTCAGCAGAACGCAAATCGGCCGAATATGCGGCTTGTAGGTAACCTTACTCTGCAGCTTAAGGAGAGCCAAGTCGCTTAGGTACTCGCTTTCGTGGAACAAGTAATGAACGATGGCAGCCACGGCGTAGTACTCCTCATAGCGATGGGATCCGTCGGAATCACCCAAGCGAACAAGGCTATTCAAAGGAaacttttatattaattagGTTCAAACTAAAAATCTTGAGTTATTTACGTTTGGGTGCTGTTTATTATACAACTGGCAGCTGTTATCACGTATTCTGCGAGAATAGTTCAGGTTTTTAAGACATCTCTCAATACCATTATGTATTCGTATATATGAGCTTACGTTGATCAATAAGAACACCTGAGCATGTTTGGTTGTTCGATCTAATTAGTGCCAACCAAGGAGAGGGACTTGGGCTCTCACCATCTATAGGAGCACTAGTAACTCCACAGTCAGAGTCCAGAAGCTGAGCTGATCCCTGATGGAATATCAGCAATGCGAATGTTATAATCCAAGCAGCGGTCGACATTATTTCCAGAAAACGTCTGCCAATTGACTGAACAATCAGCGATATGGGTCTAACATAGTATTCACATAGAAATCAAGACAATAGCTTATCAGTGAGCCAAGCTATAATTATAcatcaataaatatatgtacatatatggtTCTGCAGcagattatttaaattttaattaaaattgttaaatttcttAAGAACCTTATCTGTTTTCATTTACTATTTAAACCTAAGACCTTGAAAGagctccaaaataaaataagaagtcttcatctgctgagtttttgtaagaaactgattttattccattcaaaccctagcttatatagctaacatgagaatgtacattgtacatcttagttctagacccacgcatcggacagttcccgatcgtgagaaatattttaagtacgataagggtgcacatgtcaacccgatcgtaaatatcctaaacaaacccagaccgctcacaggaggtcatatttcgggttacttgttacataggctcaagtggcggtttcttatagctatgcac
Above is a genomic segment from Drosophila kikkawai strain 14028-0561.14 chromosome 3R, DkikHiC1v2, whole genome shotgun sequence containing:
- the LOC108077660 gene encoding serine protease grass-like — its product is MSTAAWIITFALLIFHQGSAQLLDSDCGVTSAPIDGESPSPSPWLALIRSNNQTCSGVLIDQQYVITAASCIINSTQTLVRLGDSDGSHRYEEYYAVAAIVHYLFHESEYLSDLALLKLQSKVTYKPHIRPICVLLNSEKKAEVDEFKDFYITHWGLNEFRFFPSPRTNTISRLNGNQCLDVYNSAPESSQICAQFNSGANCLEHGSPLSGMINYKDTQRTTLYGIQSYGTTRTCMFTDIMSHVDWIAEHVFEAYIIKLEIPKMKTFPN